In Brachypodium distachyon strain Bd21 chromosome 2, Brachypodium_distachyon_v3.0, whole genome shotgun sequence, one genomic interval encodes:
- the LOC100827761 gene encoding cation-chloride cotransporter 1 isoform X7: MSRIISSAGSYLHSELGLLLRGCIPRAKNPTMKAIISFQFPWRRQLFAEKVTVIDNAVGSATTISTPSLHDLQIYGVIVTILLCFIVFGGVKIINKVAPAFLIPVLFSILCIYIGVLNAPKLNASKGITGLSMATLRDNWSAEYQRTNNAGVPDPNGSIYWDFNTLLGLFFPAVTGIMAGSNRSASLKDTQRSIPIGTLNATLLTTVMYILSVFLFGALATREELLTDRLLTATVAWPAPAVIYIGIILSTLGAALQSLTGAPRLLAAIANDDILPVLNYFKAYEGSEPHVATLFTSFICIGCVVIGNLDLITPTITMFFLLCYAGVNLSCFLLDLLDAPSWRPRWKLHHWSLSLIGALLCIVIMFMISWAFTVVSLALASLIYYYVSLKGKAGDWGDGFKSAYFQLALRSLRSLGANQVHPKNWYPIPLIFCRPWGKLPENVPCHPKLADFANFMKKKGRGMSIFVSIIDGDYHESAEDAKTACRHLSTYIDYKRCEGVAEIIVAPSMSDGFRSIVQTMGLGNLKPNIVVMRYPEIWRHENLTQIPSTFVGIINDCIIANKAVVTVKGLDEWPNEYQRQYGTIDLYWIVRDGGLMLLLSQLLLTKDSFESCKIQVFCIAEEDNEAEELKADVKKFLYDLRMRAEVIVITMKSFEAHVENGGGSWKDDPQEAFTNAQRRIGVYLSELKETAQTEGRPLMEGGKQVVVNEQKVDKFLYTMLKLNATILKHSRMAAVVLVSLPAPPLNHPAYCYMEYMDLLVENVPRMLIVRGYRRDVVTLFT; this comes from the exons ATGTCGCGGATAATTTCATCCGCCGGCAGCTATCTCCACTCCGAGTTAGGACTTCTCTTGCGTGGGTGCATCCCGCGGGCCAAGAACCCGACCATGAAGGCTATC ATATCTTTTCAGTTCCCTTGGAGGAGGCAG CTATTCGCAG AGAAGGTCACCGTGATCGACAATGCAGTAGGTAGTGCAACTACTATATCAACACCAAGCTTGCATGACCTCCAGATATATGGCGTCATCGTGACCATACTGCTCTGCTTTATTGTGTTTGGTGGTGTCAAAATTATCAACAAAGTTGCCCCTGCTTTCTTAATACCAGTACTCTTTTCAATACTCTGCATTTACATCGGTGTCCTCAATGCTCCAAAGCTCAACGCTTCAA AGGGAATCACTGGGTTGAGTATGGCTACACTTCGTGACAACTGGAGTGCAGAGTACCAACGTACAAATAATGCTGGTGTTCCTGATCCAAATGGGTCTATATATTGGGATTTTAA caCATTGTTAGGTCTCTTTTTCCCAGCTGTTACAGGAATCATGGCTGGTTCAAACCGCTCCGCTTCACTGAAAGATACACAACGATCAATACCAATTGGAACATTAAATGCTACCCTTTTAACTACTGTGATGTATATACTGTCTGTGTTTCTATTCGGAGCCTTGGCTACAAGAGAAGAGCTTCTAACTGACAG GCTTCTAACTGCTACAGTCGCTTGGCCTGCTCCAGCAGTAATTTACATTGGTATTATCCTGTCCACTTTAGGTGCTGCACTACAGAGTCTAACAGGGGCTCCAAGGCTACTTGCAGCGATAGCAAATGATGACATTCTTCCTGTTCTTAATTATTTTAAGGCTTATGAAGGATCCGAGCCTCATGTGGCAACTCTGTTTACAAGCTTCATCTGTATTGGTTGTGTTGTGATTGGGAACTTAGATCTCATTACACCCACTATCACTATGTTTTTCCTTCTGTGCTATGCTGGTGTCAACTTGTCTTGCTTTCTGCTTGACCTCCTCGATGCTCCAAGTTGGCGTCCCCGATGGAAACTTCACCattggagcctttccctcaTCGGAGCATTGCTTTGTATTG TTATCATGTTTATGATCTCTTGGGCATTTACTGTGGTCTCTCTTGCCCTTGCAAGCCTCATCTACTACTACGTCAGCTTAAAAGGGAAGGCTGGAGACTGGGGAGATGGATTTAAGAGTGCCTACTTTCAATTGGCTCTGCGAAGTCTTCGGTCGCTGGGAG CAAATCAAGTTCATCCAAAGAACTGGTACCCTATTCCTCTCATATTCTGCCGCCCTTGGGGCAAACTTCCAGAAAATGTCCCTTGCCATCCAAAGCTTGCAGATTTTGCTAATTTCATGAAGAAAAAGGGTCGTGGTATGTCCATATTTGTCTCTATAATCGATGGCGACTATCATGAATCAGCTGAGGATGCAAAAACAGCCTGCCGTCATCTAAGCACTTATATTGACTATAAGCGTTGTGAGGGTGTTGCGGAGATCATCGTTGCTCCCTCAATGTCTGATGGTTTTCGCAGCATTGTTCAGACAATGGGCTTGGGAAACTTAAAGCCAAACATTGTTGTTATGCGTTACCCTGAAATCTGGCGCCATGAGAACCTGACACAAATACCATCAACATTTGTCGGCATTATAAATGATTGCATTATTGCTAACAAAGCAGTTGTCACCGTCAAAGGACTTGATGAGTGGCCTAATGAGTACCAGAGACAGTATGGGACCATTGACCTATACTGGATTGTCAGGGATGGAGGATTAATGCTTCTGCTGTCTCAGCTCCTGCTCACCAAAGACAGTTTTGAGAGCTGCAAGATTCAGGTCTTCTGCATAGCTGAAGAGGACAACGAAGCTGAGGAGCTAAAGGCTGACGTCAAAAAGTTTTTGTATGATCTTAGGATGCGAGCTGAGGTTATCGTCATTACTATGAAATCATTTGAAGCACACGTTGAGAACGGTGGTGGTTCTTGGAAGGATGACCCTCAAGAAGCTTTTACAAATGCGCAGCGCAGAATAGGAGTATACCTTTCCGAGTTGAAGGAAACTGCACAAACAGAAGGGCGCCCCCTGATGGAGGGTGGCAAGCAAGTCGTGGTTAATGAACAGAAGGTGGACAAGTTCCTCTACACGATGCTGAAGCTGAATGCTACTATCCTTAAGCATTCCAGGATGGCAGCTGTTGTGCTAGTGAGCCTCCCAGCGCCACCACTGAATCACCCAGCCTACTGCTACATGGAATACATGGATCTGCTCGTAGAGAACGTTCCACGGATGTTGATTGTTAGGGGGTACAGAAGAGATGTCGTCACACTTTTTACATAA